One genomic region from Elusimicrobium sp. encodes:
- the pnp gene encoding polyribonucleotide nucleotidyltransferase, with the protein MQNFNHKFDIQNVEVTVGNETIKLETGLIAKQADGAVVATMGETMVMAAAVSTKEQKPGISDFMPLTVNYKERTYAAGKIPGGFFKREGRPSKKETLSSRIIDRTIRPIFPEGFACETGVTAMVISSDEKHDADILSVLASSAALVISNIPFNEPVAAVRIGRKDGVYIVNPTKEEQESCDMDLVIAGSKQGLLMVEGGAKEVEEEAIIKAMETAKPEIDKMCDAQLKLRELAGKPKFEYVVERLPQEVTDLANGKFRETAKQILHAFSDKQTRDNQVAQLKKSFTEELTANYGDNAATYAGIALENIMYEESRNLVLHEGVRVDGRKPTEIRPLSSMVGLLPRAHGSALFTRGQTQSLAVATLGTPDDKQMVEGLDETSYERFMLHYNFPGFSTGECKPDRSPGRREIGHGELARRALMPLIPSEEVFPYTIRVVSDIMESNGSSSMASVCGGSLALFDAGVPMKSPCSGIAMGAISGEGKFVVLSDIMGLEDHLGDMDFKLTGSRNGITAFQMDVKLKTGIPLDVLTQAIRQATEGRMHIMDHMEKTIAAPKENISRYAPIIFKMRIPVDKIGALIGPGGKNIKRITEATEAKIDIEEDGTVTIAAANSDRLDQAKAEIEMMTAEAEVNKIYKGKVVSIQPFGAFVEILPGKDGLLHISEIEKHRINKVEDVLHLGDIVEVKCVEIDNNGKVRLSRKALLK; encoded by the coding sequence ATGCAAAATTTCAACCACAAATTTGACATCCAAAATGTGGAAGTTACTGTCGGCAACGAAACGATTAAACTGGAAACCGGTTTAATTGCCAAACAAGCCGACGGTGCGGTTGTGGCCACCATGGGTGAAACCATGGTTATGGCGGCTGCCGTTTCCACTAAAGAGCAAAAACCGGGTATTTCCGATTTTATGCCCCTTACGGTCAATTACAAAGAAAGAACCTACGCCGCGGGTAAAATCCCCGGCGGTTTTTTCAAACGCGAAGGAAGACCGAGCAAAAAAGAAACCCTGTCTTCCCGCATTATTGACCGCACCATCCGCCCTATCTTCCCGGAAGGCTTTGCCTGCGAAACGGGTGTAACGGCCATGGTTATCTCCAGCGACGAAAAGCACGATGCCGACATTTTGTCCGTCCTCGCTTCTTCCGCTGCGTTAGTAATTTCCAACATTCCGTTTAACGAACCCGTCGCCGCCGTGCGTATTGGCCGCAAAGACGGTGTGTATATCGTTAACCCCACCAAAGAAGAACAAGAATCTTGCGATATGGACCTCGTTATTGCCGGTTCCAAGCAAGGTCTTTTGATGGTGGAAGGCGGTGCCAAAGAAGTAGAAGAAGAAGCCATCATCAAAGCGATGGAAACCGCCAAACCGGAAATTGACAAAATGTGCGATGCGCAACTTAAATTGCGCGAACTGGCCGGTAAACCGAAATTTGAATATGTGGTCGAACGCTTACCCCAAGAAGTAACCGATTTGGCCAACGGCAAATTCCGCGAAACCGCCAAACAAATTTTGCATGCTTTTTCCGATAAGCAAACCCGCGACAACCAAGTGGCCCAACTCAAAAAATCTTTCACGGAAGAGTTGACCGCTAACTACGGCGACAATGCCGCCACCTATGCCGGTATTGCTTTGGAAAACATTATGTACGAAGAATCTCGCAACCTCGTCTTGCACGAAGGGGTGCGTGTAGACGGCCGCAAACCCACCGAAATCAGACCCTTGAGTTCCATGGTCGGCTTGTTGCCTCGCGCTCACGGTTCCGCCTTGTTTACCCGCGGTCAAACCCAATCTTTGGCTGTTGCCACCTTGGGTACCCCGGATGATAAACAAATGGTAGAAGGGTTGGATGAAACTTCCTACGAACGCTTTATGTTGCACTACAACTTCCCCGGTTTCTCTACCGGTGAATGCAAACCCGATCGCTCTCCGGGCCGTCGTGAAATCGGCCACGGGGAATTGGCCCGCCGCGCTTTAATGCCGCTTATCCCCAGCGAAGAAGTATTCCCGTACACGATTCGTGTCGTATCCGACATTATGGAATCTAACGGTTCTTCCTCTATGGCCAGCGTCTGCGGTGGTTCCTTGGCTTTGTTTGATGCCGGCGTGCCGATGAAATCGCCTTGTTCCGGTATTGCCATGGGTGCCATTTCCGGCGAAGGGAAATTTGTGGTACTTTCCGATATCATGGGCTTAGAAGACCACTTGGGCGATATGGACTTCAAACTGACCGGTTCCCGCAACGGTATTACGGCCTTCCAAATGGACGTAAAACTTAAAACCGGTATCCCGTTGGACGTCTTAACTCAAGCCATCAGACAAGCCACTGAAGGCCGCATGCACATCATGGATCACATGGAAAAAACGATTGCCGCTCCGAAAGAAAATATCTCTCGCTATGCGCCGATCATTTTCAAAATGCGTATCCCGGTGGACAAAATCGGTGCTTTGATTGGCCCCGGCGGTAAGAACATTAAACGCATTACCGAAGCCACGGAAGCCAAAATCGATATCGAAGAAGACGGTACCGTTACCATCGCGGCTGCCAACAGCGACCGCTTGGATCAAGCCAAAGCCGAGATTGAAATGATGACCGCCGAAGCGGAAGTCAACAAAATCTACAAAGGTAAAGTGGTTTCCATTCAGCCCTTCGGCGCTTTTGTGGAAATCTTGCCCGGTAAAGATGGTCTCTTACACATTTCTGAAATCGAAAAACACCGCATCAATAAAGTAGAAGATGTTCTCCACTTGGGGGATATCGTCGAAGTAAAATGCGTTGAAATCGACAACAACGGAAAAGTTCGTCTTTCCCGCAAGGCTTTGCTTAAATAG
- the rpsO gene encoding 30S ribosomal protein S15, with protein sequence MVLSIQDRKDIISKFQSSANDTGSAAVQIALITERIQYISNHLKANPKDFAGERGLNKLVGQRKRLLAYLKRTDFEKYQKVTQELKLRK encoded by the coding sequence ATGGTACTTTCCATTCAAGACAGAAAAGACATCATCAGCAAGTTCCAATCCAGCGCCAACGACACCGGCTCCGCCGCTGTTCAAATCGCTCTTATCACGGAACGCATTCAATATATTTCCAACCACCTCAAAGCCAACCCGAAAGATTTTGCCGGCGAAAGAGGCTTGAACAAATTGGTCGGTCAACGCAAACGCTTGCTTGCTTACTTGAAAAGAACCGACTTTGAAAAATATCAAAAAGTAACTCAAGAACTCAAATTAAGGAAATAA
- a CDS encoding acetyl-CoA carboxylase, biotin carboxyl carrier protein — MKKTTVKKAATAKKAKVTAKTAVKESPILKEVKQLYGFMQDNNIDTIEYDQKGLYLRLVKAKPAVVPVPVNMGGMVSASAGNGAVAPEQEQYKEVIKSSLMGIFFRGSTPSAPPFVKEGARVNKGDVICLVEAMKVFNEMRAEFPCIIKKVLVENGKPVKQGDALFAIERV; from the coding sequence ATGAAAAAAACAACTGTAAAAAAAGCGGCTACCGCCAAGAAAGCCAAAGTAACCGCCAAAACTGCCGTAAAAGAATCGCCGATTTTGAAAGAAGTAAAACAACTTTACGGCTTCATGCAGGACAATAACATTGACACCATTGAATACGATCAAAAGGGTTTGTATTTGCGCTTGGTAAAAGCGAAACCGGCCGTTGTACCCGTGCCCGTAAATATGGGGGGCATGGTGTCCGCCTCCGCCGGTAACGGGGCCGTTGCTCCGGAGCAGGAACAATACAAAGAAGTTATTAAATCTTCTCTTATGGGTATTTTCTTCCGCGGCTCCACTCCGTCCGCTCCGCCTTTTGTAAAAGAAGGTGCCCGTGTGAATAAAGGCGATGTTATCTGCTTGGTGGAAGCCATGAAGGTTTTCAACGAAATGCGTGCCGAATTCCCTTGTATTATTAAAAAAGTATTGGTGGAAAACGGCAAGCCGGTTAAACAAGGCGATGCTCTTTTTGCCATTGAACGGGTATAA
- a CDS encoding serine protease has protein sequence MLSFSVLRKGSLFLFLLVFCLLVSACSYHGRLRRGIYKTPSFPDKIEASVLVVSDYFIQHSFSFKDDNLSPVNEYSFRTDDGAAVAAADALGTLFSRVDAGEKRLSSRYDLLAELDYQIEEDRRLYVNKVETEGRFLWVRRQYLPGFTTRVTLTLRYPHNKMPLLSFSARRHSNLAYNNLAVGLYWFNELTFSLFFPVVAPAYVQASGISARSILERDLRSALKEIMKKVEENRLVFYPLGDPFLPRRDDPYKEYLRKTVYLELPDGHGTGFFISADGYLLTNAHVLGNSRDARFYLYEDLPFLPNRADPPFRYARVIKVNKSRDLALLKAEGEYPYFELDDDRSHYQTGKTVLALGNPQDKMWTMTQGIISAVHNYNGTDEIQIDAAINPGNSGGPLVLKDSGKVIGVTSRSINPVQGSGLGYAISAFEVLRTLGIDPANHLFPSVEEGEKEPQPKN, from the coding sequence ATGCTTTCCTTTTCCGTTCTGCGCAAAGGGAGTTTGTTTCTCTTTTTGCTTGTGTTTTGCTTACTTGTGAGTGCTTGCAGTTATCATGGACGGTTACGGCGGGGTATTTATAAAACCCCTTCTTTTCCCGATAAAATAGAAGCAAGCGTGCTTGTCGTTTCGGATTATTTTATCCAACACTCTTTTTCTTTTAAGGACGATAACCTTTCTCCCGTTAACGAATACTCCTTCCGCACGGATGATGGCGCCGCCGTAGCCGCGGCCGATGCCTTGGGAACCCTTTTCTCCAGGGTGGACGCCGGAGAAAAACGGTTGTCTTCCCGGTACGATTTGCTTGCTGAATTGGATTACCAAATAGAGGAAGACAGAAGATTATATGTAAATAAAGTGGAAACGGAAGGCCGCTTCTTATGGGTAAGACGCCAATATCTCCCGGGCTTTACCACGCGGGTAACGCTTACCTTGCGCTATCCTCACAACAAAATGCCGCTTTTGTCTTTTTCCGCCCGTCGGCACAGCAATTTAGCTTATAACAATCTGGCCGTAGGGCTTTATTGGTTTAACGAACTGACTTTTTCGCTCTTTTTCCCGGTGGTGGCTCCGGCTTATGTGCAAGCCTCGGGGATAAGTGCCCGCTCCATTTTAGAGCGTGATTTGCGTTCCGCGTTAAAGGAAATTATGAAAAAAGTGGAAGAAAACCGCTTGGTATTTTACCCGCTGGGGGATCCCTTCCTGCCGCGCCGGGACGACCCCTACAAAGAATATTTGCGCAAAACCGTATATTTGGAACTTCCGGACGGACACGGAACCGGTTTTTTTATCAGTGCGGACGGATATTTGCTTACCAACGCTCATGTGTTGGGCAATTCCCGCGATGCACGCTTCTACCTGTATGAAGATTTGCCCTTCTTGCCGAACCGTGCCGATCCCCCGTTTCGGTATGCACGCGTGATAAAGGTAAACAAGTCGCGCGATTTAGCCCTCTTAAAAGCAGAGGGGGAATATCCTTACTTTGAACTGGACGATGACCGTTCCCACTATCAAACAGGCAAAACGGTGCTTGCGTTGGGCAACCCGCAGGATAAAATGTGGACGATGACCCAAGGCATCATCAGTGCGGTTCATAATTATAACGGAACGGACGAAATCCAAATTGATGCCGCCATAAACCCAGGCAACAGCGGCGGGCCTTTGGTTTTGAAAGATTCGGGGAAAGTGATAGGGGTAACCAGCCGCTCGATAAACCCCGTTCAGGGAAGCGGCCTTGGGTATGCGATATCTGCGTTTGAGGTGCTGCGTACTTTGGGTATAGACCCCGCAAACCATCTGTTCCCGTCGGTGGAAGAAGGGGAAAAAGAGCCCCAACCCAAGAACTAA